A genomic stretch from Deltaproteobacteria bacterium includes:
- a CDS encoding DUF1697 domain-containing protein, with protein sequence MKYISLLRSINVSGQKKIKMADLRALYDGLGYEKVITYIQSGNVIFDSSEKKTGGIKSAIESAIEVEYGFHVPVHIGRVEEYEEIINRCPFEEASLEENGSKILISFLSSVPEESKIIELMKYAKLPERLIVNGSVVFLYCPNGYGRSKLSNSFLESKLSVEATTRNWKTVRKLYELSTQ encoded by the coding sequence ATGAAATACATCTCTCTTTTAAGAAGTATAAACGTAAGTGGTCAAAAGAAAATAAAAATGGCCGACCTTCGGGCCCTTTATGACGGCTTGGGCTATGAAAAGGTTATTACCTACATCCAAAGCGGGAATGTCATATTTGACAGCAGTGAAAAGAAAACAGGGGGAATAAAGTCAGCAATTGAAAGTGCAATAGAAGTAGAATATGGTTTTCATGTTCCTGTTCATATAGGGCGGGTAGAGGAATATGAGGAAATCATAAATCGCTGCCCATTCGAGGAAGCGAGCCTGGAGGAAAATGGCAGCAAGATTTTGATCTCCTTTTTATCGTCAGTCCCGGAGGAGTCTAAAATTATTGAACTCATGAAATACGCAAAGTTGCCGGAGAGATTGATTGTTAATGGCAGTGTCGTTTTTTTGTATTGTCCCAACGGCTACGGGCGAAGCAAGTTATCCAATAGCTTTTTAGAATCAAAGTTAAGTGTAGAGGCAACGACCCGAAATTGGAAAACCGTTCGGAAGTTGTATGAGCTATCGACACAGTAA
- a CDS encoding YciC family protein translates to MQNLLLDSWNFFRNHYMAIGMIILPLFIPVEILDAFYRYYFVNENSDLSVQLAPTLWGFLVYPVYTGGTIFYIASAVDGKIIDVQTAWRLGAKFWMPFVLLSVLVGLVTMAGFLLLIIPGIILVARYSFAPFELLLNNKSPLDAMRDSMAGTKKYMWTILGGYLFLAIIIDSSYYLLGAFFRELAIPGNMLNILYSVLGVMYTIFTFRVYHLAKEQGEKGLEVSRVE, encoded by the coding sequence ATGCAAAACTTATTACTTGATAGCTGGAATTTTTTCCGAAATCACTATATGGCTATAGGAATGATTATTTTACCGCTTTTCATCCCTGTAGAAATATTGGATGCTTTTTACCGGTACTACTTTGTTAATGAAAATTCAGATTTATCGGTGCAACTGGCGCCGACGCTTTGGGGCTTTCTGGTCTATCCTGTTTATACAGGTGGTACCATATTTTACATAGCATCAGCTGTTGACGGTAAAATAATAGATGTCCAAACGGCTTGGAGATTGGGTGCTAAATTCTGGATGCCATTTGTCTTATTGAGTGTTCTCGTTGGACTTGTCACTATGGCGGGATTCCTGCTCCTTATTATCCCTGGGATCATACTTGTTGCACGTTACTCATTTGCACCCTTTGAACTGCTTTTGAATAATAAGTCTCCATTAGATGCAATGAGGGATAGTATGGCTGGTACTAAAAAATATATGTGGACGATACTTGGCGGCTATTTGTTTCTCGCTATCATTATTGATAGTTCATATTATTTATTAGGGGCTTTTTTTAGAGAGCTGGCTATTCCAGGTAACATGCTTAACATACTCTATTCAGTGCTGGGAGTTATGTATACTATCTTTACTTTTCGTGTCTATCACCTGGCGAAAGAGCAAGGGGAGAAGGGGCTTGAGGTGAGTAGGGTGGAATAA
- a CDS encoding HNH endonuclease: protein MKSEKVLKSLQKLLVNFENELKSDDLRGKVLSLVPCFHHLRDLGKSLIPKDIARNARDRILHYFKKYPCTIISGDELLVVSGIQEYARRVRELKIQFGWSIVSGLTANQMLAEGEFPIDGIDVKSMGPSDYILLSKEQDRDAAHRWNLANEIRRENISVRDKILKFFRKNVGKNITGEELRYLAKDRSEWARRVRELRTEFGWPVVTKNTGRPDLEVGVYLLEADRQSPEHDRHIPDPIKRAVLRRDNYKCTKCNWSHEEWNRSDPRHLELHHVKPHADGGENTESNLITVCTVCHDDIHRQ from the coding sequence ATGAAGTCTGAAAAAGTATTAAAAAGCCTCCAAAAGCTATTAGTAAATTTTGAGAATGAACTCAAATCAGATGATTTGAGGGGAAAAGTACTTAGCCTTGTTCCTTGCTTTCATCATTTACGTGATCTGGGAAAATCTTTAATACCCAAGGATATTGCACGAAATGCAAGGGATAGAATTTTGCATTATTTCAAAAAATATCCATGTACCATTATTAGTGGAGATGAGTTGCTTGTCGTATCAGGTATTCAAGAATATGCAAGAAGAGTTCGTGAATTAAAAATACAATTTGGTTGGTCTATTGTAAGTGGCTTGACGGCAAATCAGATGTTGGCTGAAGGAGAGTTCCCTATTGATGGTATAGATGTAAAATCTATGGGACCTTCTGATTATATTTTACTTTCTAAAGAGCAAGATAGAGATGCAGCTCACCGTTGGAATTTAGCAAATGAAATTAGGAGGGAAAATATTTCCGTACGAGATAAAATATTAAAATTCTTCCGAAAAAATGTAGGGAAAAATATCACGGGTGAAGAGTTAAGGTACTTGGCGAAAGATCGATCTGAATGGGCAAGAAGGGTACGGGAGCTTCGAACGGAATTCGGTTGGCCTGTTGTTACAAAAAATACAGGACGTCCTGATCTGGAGGTAGGTGTCTACCTTCTCGAAGCGGATCGACAAAGCCCTGAACATGATCGTCATATTCCTGACCCTATCAAAAGGGCAGTACTTCGAAGAGATAATTATAAATGTACAAAGTGTAACTGGTCACATGAAGAGTGGAATAGGTCCGACCCACGACATCTTGAATTACACCATGTTAAACCTCATGCCGATGGAGGTGAAAACACTGAAAGTAACCTCATCACTGTTTGTACCGTATGTCATGATGATATACACCGTCAATAG